A window of Castanea sativa cultivar Marrone di Chiusa Pesio chromosome 1, ASM4071231v1 contains these coding sequences:
- the LOC142626476 gene encoding uncharacterized protein LOC142626476, translated as MEEISNMCAGLKLSDKESSEIDIVPPIQNAGFILAGKFYMKRRINMELVARVLKTIWKTEWNFEVCDLGENRALFQFEKRDDLEKIVLLGPWSFDKYMLLLHKMEAGESMTKLSFDKVSFWVQIHGLPMLSQTMDTGKRIGSSLGIIEKVKVDERGFYLGEYMRVRVSIDAIKPLCRGRLVRVGGSSKIWVTFRYERMPIFNYWGGQMNHDEKDCIEGA; from the coding sequence ATGGAGGAGATCTCGAACATGTGTGCTGGACTGAAGTTGTCGGATAAAGAGTCCAGTGAGATTGACATTGTGCCACCGATACAAAATGCTGGGTTTATTCTGGCTGGGAAATTCTACATGAAAAGGAGGATAAATATGGAATTAGTGGCACGAGTCCTTAAAACAATCTGGAAGACAGAATGGAACTTTGAGGTATGTGATTTGGGTGAAAACAGGGCTTTATTCCAATTTGAAAAGAGAGATGACTTGGAGAAAATTGTGTTGCTTGGCCCATGGTCATTTGACAAATACATGTTGCTCTTGCACAAGATGGAGGCTGGCGAGTCGATGACAAAACTGAGCTTTGACAAGGTGTCTTTCTGGGTACAAATACATGGTCTTCCCATGCTGAGCCAAACTATGGACACCGGAAAACGAATCGGGAGCTCACTGGGAATCATCGAGAAAGTCAAAGTGGATGAGAGAGGCTTCTATTTGGGAGAATACATGCGCGTCCGAGTCTCCATTGATGCAATTAAACCTTTATGCCGTGGACGACTAGTACGTGTGGGGGGCTCATCAAAAATCTGGGTAACCTTTAGGTATGAAAGGATGCCCATCTTCAATTACTGGGGTGGTCAAATGAACCACGATGAAAAGGACTGCATCGAAGGAGCATGA
- the LOC142626453 gene encoding uncharacterized protein LOC142626453, producing the protein MANEVRSRREAQTQEVVRWTAPKQGQYKVNYDAAVFTRSREVGFGVIIRDYAGLVIAALSKKGIGLTEAVEVEAKAMEVVVQFAKDVGIREATFKGDSLIVSGAIQGVGDVPSSIQNIVYSITQELQSFRVAEVSYVKRQGNAPAHILAQHVVHVVDYLT; encoded by the coding sequence ATGGCGAATGAGGTCCGGAGCAGGCGAGAGGCACAGACACAAGAGGTGGTAAGATGGACAGCCCCAAAGCAAGGCCAATATAAGGTGAACTACGATGCGGCAGTCTTCACCAGGAGCAGGGAGGTGGGTTTTGGCGTAATCATCCGTGACTATGCTGGCTTGGTCATTGCTGCATTGAGTAAGAAAGGGATTGGTCTTACCGAAGCGGTGGAAGTGGAGGCAAAGGCGATGGAAGTGGTTGTCCAGTTCGCGAAGGATGTGGGGATAAGGGAAGCAACTTTCAAAGGTGACTCTCTAATTGTGAGTGGAGCGATCCAAGGCGTTGGTGATGTTCCTTCCTCAATCCAAAACATTGTCTACAGCATTACACAAGAACTTCAATCTTTTAGAGTTGCAGAAGTGTCATATGTTAAAAGGCAGGGGAATGCCCCTGCCCATATACTTGCCCAACATGTTGTGCATGTGGTGGACTATCTCACATAG
- the LOC142626466 gene encoding uncharacterized protein LOC142626466 has product MYVGHATRRTCGCMETEGTCSVKDEDHMEVVVDSVDVGEKRKERNPLGEINLVGKENKKAKHEVEVKALGRKVVLEEDPSLVFLIETKFDVDEMARIKRKLERQQGLVVPCVNWRDGLALLWKSSLKVVWEILMRLCSLEKSWGGNPRLEWQMHQFYEVLNKCHLRDLGYIGSDFTWSRRWGSRGWIRERLDRAFVSTSWASIFPQQRLHHVAASTSDYCMLLLKCPQTSWRRKRKPKLFRFESMWLKDTQCDNLVIENKTTFGHVGRKISTLRKKLQVLENIGGPGVDMEELHETKLELNKMLLIEEDMWNQRSRNCWLKAGDKNTSFFHTKASNRHQRNTIQKVMSIKGVWQEDEELIGRTFVEYYENLFTSSRPVVSRELLNAIHTKVIDRMNAILLQEFRAPEVERALKQMHPLKAPGPGGMPPLFYQHFWPKVSPVVIQTVLKFLNNGVAPPKFHETHIVLIPKTKNLETVSDYRPISLCNVAYKLASKTIANQLKGVLREVVGETQSAFVSKRLITDNVFSGP; this is encoded by the exons atgtaCGTAGGCCATGCAACAAGGAGAACGTGCGGTTGCATGGAAACTGAAGGGACATGTTCAGTGAAGGATGAGGACCATAtggaggtggtggtggattCTGTGGATGTTGGAGAGAAACGAAAGGAGCGTAATCCATTGGGGGAGATAAATTTGGttggaaaggaaaataaaaaagcaaagcaTGAAGTAGAGGTAAAGGCATTGGGGAGG AAAGTTGTGCTGGAGGAAGATCCTAGCTTAGTTTTCTTAATAGAAACTAAGTTTGACGTGGATGAAATGGCTCGTATAAAAAGAAAGTTAGAAAGGCAACAGGGATTGGTTGTTCCGTGTGTCAATTGGAGGGATGGACTGGCTCTGCTGTGGAAATCGTCCCTGAAG GTGGTATGggagattttaatgagattatgTTCGCTGGAGAAAAGTTGGGGGGGTAACCCGAGACTAGAGTGGCAAATGCACCAGTTTTATGAGGTGCTGAATAAGTGCCACCTTCGTGACCTTGGTTATATTGGTTCTGACTTTACATGGAGTAGAAGATGGGGGTCACGGGGATGGATTAGAGAGCGTCTCGACAGAGCTTTTGTCTCAACTAGCTGGGCTTCAATCTTTCCCCAACAGAGGCTTCACCATGTTGCAGCCTCTACATCGGACTACTGCATGCTTCTACTTAAATGCCCTCAGACCAGCTGGAGGAGAAAACGCAAACCGAAGTTATTCAGGTTTGAATCTATGTGGTTGAAGGATACTCAATGTGATAATCTAGTCATCGAG AATAAAACAACTTTTGGCCATGTGGGGAGGAAGATCTCCACCCTGAGGAAAAAACTACAAGTTTTAGAGAATATTGGTGGACCTGGGGTAGACATGGAGGAACTTCATGAGACAAAGTTGGAGCTTAACAAAATGCTGTTGATAGAGGAGGATATGTGGAACCAACGGTCTAGGAATTGCTGGCTGAAGGCGGGTGACAAGAATACCTCTTTTTTTCACACAAAGGCTTCTAATAGGCACCAACGCAACACAATCCAGAAAGTTATGTCAATTAAGGGTGTTTGGCAGGAGGATGAGGAGCTCATTGGCAGAACTTTTGTTGAATACTATGAGAACTTGTTCACTTCCTCAAGGCCCGTGGTGAGTAGGGAGCTGCTTAACGCTATCCACACCAAGGTGATTGACAGAATGAATGCTATACTGCTGCAGGAATTTCGAGCACCTGAGGTGGAGAGAGCTCTAAAACAAATGCACCCGTTGAAAGCTCCGGGGCCGGGCGGTATGCCTCCTTTGTTTTATCAACATTTTTGGCCTAAAGTGAGTCCTGTTGTTATTCAAACTGTCTTAAAATTTCTTAACAATGGAGTAGCTCCGCCAAAATTCCATGAAACTCATATAGTGTTAATTCCGAAAACAAAGAACCTTGAGACAGTTTCAGATTATAGACCAATCAGCTTATGTAATGTTGCTTATAAGCTTGCTTCAAAAACGATTGCCAACCAGCTAAAAGGGGTGCTCAGAGAGGTAGTTGGGGAAACCCAAAGTGCTTTTGTCTCAAAAAGGCTTATCACTGACAATGTCTTTAGTGGCCCATGA
- the LOC142618382 gene encoding profilin-1, translated as MSWQTYVDDHLMCEIEGNHLFAAAIIGHDGSVWAQSSTFPQCKPEEITGIMNDFAEPGSLAPTGLYLGGTKYMVIQGEPGAVIRGKKGPGGVTVKKTSQALIIGIYDEPMTPGQCNMIVERLGDYLIDQGL; from the exons ATGTCGTGGCAAACCTACGTCGATGATCATCTCATGTGCGAAATCGAAGGCAATCACCTCTTCGCCGCAGCCATCATCGGCCACGACGGCAGCGTTTGGGCCCAGAGCTCCACTTTCCCTCAG TGTAAGCCTGAAGAAATAACTGGCATTATGAATGACTTTGCTGAACCTGGGTCACTTGCTCCAACTGGATTGTACCTTGGAGGCACAAAGTATATGGTGATCCAAGGTGAGCCGGGAGCTGTCATTCGAGGGAAGAAG GGTCCTGGAGGTGTTACCGTCAAGAAGACTAGTCAGGCCTTAATCATTGGTATCTATGATGAACCAATGACTCCTGGTCAGTGTAACATGATTGTTGAAAGGCTTGGTGATTATCTCATCGATCAGGGTCTCTAA
- the LOC142605382 gene encoding profilin-2: MSWQTYVDEHLMCDIDGQGQHLAAAAIIGHDGSVWAQSSNFPQFKAEEISDIMKDFEEPGHLAPTGLHLGGTKYMVIQGEAGAVIRGKKGSGGVTIKKTSQALVFGIYEEPVAPGQCNMVVERLGDYLVDQGL, translated from the exons atgtcgtgGCAGACATACGTGGATGAGCACTTGATGTGTGACATTGATGGACAAGGCCAGCACCTAGCTGCCGCTGCCATCATCGGCCACGATGGCTCTGTCTGGGCGCAGAGCTCTAACTTTCCTCAG TTTAAGGCAGAGGAGATAAGTGATATAATGAAGGATTTTGAGGAGCCAGGTCATCTTGCTCCTACGGGCTTGCATCTTGGTGGCACGAAATACATGGTCATCCAAGGTGAGGCCGGAGCTGTCATCCGTGGCAAGAAG GGATCTGGAGGTGTCACCATAAAGAAGACTAGTCAAGCTCTAGTTTTCGGCATCTATGAAGAACCTGTGGCACCAGGACAGTGCAACATGGTTGTTGAGAGGTTGGGAGATTACCTTGTTGATCAGGGCCTGTAG